A window from Polyangium spumosum encodes these proteins:
- a CDS encoding MbtH family protein, with the protein MSVFDDADTTFEVVVNHEEQYSIWPAGREVPAGWRLAGKRGKRGDCLQYIEAVWTDMRPLSLRKQMDAAAAAVKHQA; encoded by the coding sequence ATGAGTGTCTTCGACGACGCAGATACGACCTTCGAGGTGGTCGTGAATCACGAGGAGCAGTACTCCATCTGGCCTGCCGGCCGGGAGGTGCCTGCGGGCTGGCGCCTGGCAGGGAAGCGCGGGAAACGCGGGGATTGCCTCCAATACATCGAGGCGGTTTGGACCGACATGCGACCGCTCAGCCTGCGCAAGCAGATGGACGCGGCTGCGGCCGCGGTCAAGCATCAGGCGTGA
- a CDS encoding sigma 54-interacting transcriptional regulator, translating into MTQKPISLGTTQDPAREARRAQPLARPFLFVVLHCDQPALGGARYCLSQIDVVHIGRGPERVASRVREGGARRLELRLPDVAISKAHARLVRSGDGWAFEDAGSRNGSFVNDSRVRKVALEDGDFIELGNVILRYRAGLPSSPASAADLDLQSPEVGALSTLVPPLADDLDVLTRIARAPIPVLLLGESGTGKEVLAAGVHALSGRTGPLVAVNCGALTASLLESQLFGHVKGAFTGAIRDEPGYVRRANGGTLFLDEVGDLPMPAQAALLRVLEVSEVVPVGGTSPIKVDLRVVAATHKPLDRMAIRGEFRVDLQARLSGHRHMLAPLRDRIEDMGILVRELLRRSKVPGAPELGFTVEAGKLLVQQRWPLNIRELSQTLGVAAALADGPLIESAHLESTHLLEVRHDSVAPPESEEEGGKLRGRIVALLEKHRGSVSGVARDMGKSRIQIHRWVQRFSINIDAYRARS; encoded by the coding sequence ATGACGCAGAAGCCGATCTCGCTCGGTACGACCCAAGATCCCGCGCGCGAAGCGCGGCGGGCGCAGCCCCTCGCGCGTCCGTTCCTGTTCGTCGTGCTCCATTGTGATCAGCCGGCGCTCGGCGGCGCGCGGTATTGCCTCTCGCAGATCGACGTCGTCCACATCGGCCGCGGGCCCGAGCGCGTCGCGTCGCGCGTCCGCGAGGGGGGCGCTCGGCGGCTCGAATTGCGTTTGCCCGATGTGGCCATCTCGAAGGCCCATGCGCGCCTCGTCCGGAGCGGCGATGGCTGGGCCTTCGAGGACGCAGGCTCGAGGAACGGTTCTTTCGTCAATGACAGTCGCGTCCGGAAGGTCGCGCTCGAGGACGGTGATTTCATCGAGCTCGGCAACGTCATTCTGCGCTACCGCGCGGGCTTGCCCTCGTCGCCTGCGTCCGCTGCGGATCTGGACCTCCAGAGCCCGGAGGTCGGCGCGCTCTCCACGCTCGTCCCGCCGCTCGCAGACGATCTCGACGTGCTGACGCGTATCGCGCGAGCGCCCATCCCGGTGCTCCTCCTCGGCGAATCGGGCACGGGCAAGGAGGTGCTCGCGGCAGGCGTCCACGCGCTCTCGGGGCGGACAGGGCCGCTCGTCGCCGTCAATTGCGGGGCGCTCACGGCGTCGCTGCTCGAGAGCCAGCTCTTCGGGCACGTCAAAGGCGCGTTCACGGGGGCCATCCGGGACGAGCCGGGCTATGTGCGCCGGGCGAACGGCGGCACGCTTTTTCTCGACGAGGTGGGCGATCTCCCGATGCCCGCGCAAGCCGCGCTCCTGCGCGTGCTCGAGGTGAGCGAGGTCGTGCCGGTCGGCGGCACGAGCCCCATCAAGGTGGATCTGCGCGTCGTCGCGGCGACACACAAACCGCTCGACAGGATGGCCATTCGGGGCGAGTTCCGGGTCGATTTGCAGGCGCGGCTCTCCGGGCACCGGCACATGCTCGCGCCGCTCCGGGATCGGATCGAGGACATGGGCATTCTGGTCCGCGAGCTCTTGCGGCGCTCCAAGGTGCCGGGCGCGCCTGAGCTCGGCTTCACCGTGGAGGCCGGCAAGTTGCTCGTGCAGCAGCGGTGGCCGCTCAACATCCGCGAGCTGTCGCAGACCCTCGGGGTCGCAGCCGCGCTCGCGGACGGGCCGCTCATCGAGAGCGCGCACCTCGAGAGCACGCACCTCCTCGAGGTGCGCCACGACTCCGTCGCGCCGCCCGAGTCCGAGGAGGAGGGGGGCAAGCTGCGCGGGCGTATCGTGGCGCTCCTCGAGAAGCACAGGGGCAGCGTGAGCGGGGTGGCGCGCGACATGGGCAAGTCACGGATCCAGATCCACCGCTGGGTGCAGAGGTTCTCGATCAACATCGATGCGTATCGCGCGAGATCGTGA
- a CDS encoding protein kinase domain-containing protein — protein sequence MSVTADFVRVERNGAPRRVAAPSHSGPRGVPSLPIDGFLKHYEIIRKLGEGGTGVVLLARDTKLWRPVAIKLLHDRGQATSRLLAEARATALCKHENIVVIHDVDETEGHPYMVLEYLEGRTLREVLSSAARGSSRVLPKGLALDIVISVLRALVAAHEGDVVHRDLKPENVMILDAGGVKVLDFGLARRGDDLEQSHGGTLAYMAPEQWLGEDVDARADLWAVGVLLYELLAGEHPLAPLTREALERVADLDTPMPRLGDVLPELSALSDVVDRCLRKRKEERFGSADELLAALTPLRDGGRPLALAEGEQPFAGLSAFQEGDASRFFGRERDIAVLVGRLRRQRLVTVVGPSGAGKSSFLRAGVIPALKQSGEDWDVLVLRPGRAPVSALGAALAEVLAEGRPNDLRAEPGLLGARLRAFCRARGPGSRALVFVDQFEELYTLVSDPDERTAFLQCLLGVADDASSPLRAIVTIRSDFLDRVAEDPHFLAEVTQGLFLLPPMGREALREALRRPVEVAGHHFEDEAIITEILDELSRAKTPLPLLQFSAAALWEARDREAKTLTRASYERLGGVVGSLATHADAIFAALALPDQHLCQAVFLRLVTPERTRAIVSLSELATLVDDPVAVEALVQHLCGARLLLLEASGDPGAITVELVHESLIDRWPRLARWLDENTADAQFVARLRASASQWQAGGEASGLLWRDRAAEEARTWYERRHASPEAPRGVPLGRAEERYLLAVIDLQQRARRRRQRSIAGAFVVLGTVSVLVFLLAIRAQAQAARVEEQNAELAREALRGRNATRMLAARRRKDDPTLALAFAREVEPEDIPKEWAEIVSDALSSGVARDEVSGLHNGDPIYWATISPDGARIIAAYGDKAAQILTVGDYRTLVTLRGHDAYLSFAAWSSDGTRVVTASADKTARIWNADGSGEPLVLRGHEGEVQSALMSPDGQRVVTASDDGTARVFRAADGRQLAQLEHEASVTNARFSPDGERIATTSVDGLVRVWSADGGGAPLLLRGHTDAVVAVAWSPDGARIATAGKDATLRIWDAAGGAERLTLRGHEDKVMSVAWSRDGKRIASASKDKTARIWDADGVGQPIVLRGHKHWIYSADFSPDGRYLLTASLDRTLRYWDLDEVVAPRVLEGHTDVVNAMAWSPDGARILTVSRDKTARVWRANGEGSPVVLRDHAEDVQSARWSPDGTRFVTAARDGTARVWRLDDPSSPVVLDFHPDKVWNVDWSASGDRIVTASLDGTLRLWASDGSALLAVTRTPSKPKSVVQASFDPGGTRIVVTDGTGNVYLWHVDEEGELVVLGQQGARFDPSHWSPDALWSPDGSRIVTSFVDSAARIWNVRDAAAPPLLLRGHESNVTSASWSPEGARIVTTSSDRTARVWSADGSGQPWVLQGHGGTVSWASMSPDGTRIVTASEDTTVRVFHADGSGQPFVLGGSPLAVLRADWSPDGKYIAQLSDEKVIRVWPAVEPFTGPGDARLWRATSYCIPVPIRRELLQVTETEAERDQRACERRVAEARAAE from the coding sequence GTGAGTGTCACCGCAGACTTCGTTCGCGTCGAGAGGAACGGGGCCCCGCGGCGGGTTGCTGCGCCGTCCCACAGCGGGCCCCGCGGCGTTCCTTCCCTTCCGATCGACGGCTTCCTCAAGCACTACGAGATCATCCGCAAGCTCGGCGAAGGTGGCACGGGGGTCGTGCTGCTCGCGCGGGATACCAAGCTCTGGCGCCCCGTCGCCATCAAGCTCCTCCACGACCGCGGACAGGCGACCTCGCGTTTGCTCGCCGAGGCCCGGGCGACGGCGCTCTGCAAGCACGAAAACATCGTCGTCATCCACGACGTCGACGAGACCGAGGGGCATCCGTACATGGTCCTCGAGTATCTCGAGGGCCGCACGTTGCGGGAGGTCCTGTCCTCCGCCGCCCGGGGATCGAGCCGCGTGCTCCCGAAGGGCCTCGCGCTCGACATCGTGATATCGGTCCTCCGCGCGCTCGTCGCCGCGCACGAGGGCGACGTCGTCCACCGCGACCTCAAGCCCGAGAACGTCATGATCCTCGACGCCGGGGGCGTCAAAGTGCTGGATTTCGGGCTGGCGAGGCGCGGCGATGACTTGGAGCAGAGTCACGGAGGCACACTCGCGTACATGGCGCCCGAGCAATGGCTCGGCGAGGACGTCGACGCGCGCGCCGATCTCTGGGCGGTCGGCGTCCTCCTGTACGAGCTGCTCGCGGGGGAGCATCCGCTCGCGCCGCTCACGCGGGAGGCTCTCGAGCGTGTCGCCGACCTGGACACGCCCATGCCGAGGCTCGGTGACGTGCTGCCCGAGCTCTCAGCCCTCTCGGACGTCGTCGACCGCTGCTTGCGCAAGCGAAAGGAGGAGCGCTTCGGGTCGGCGGACGAGCTGCTCGCCGCGCTCACGCCCCTGCGCGACGGGGGAAGACCCCTCGCGCTCGCCGAGGGCGAGCAGCCGTTCGCGGGGCTATCGGCGTTCCAGGAGGGGGACGCGAGCCGCTTCTTCGGCCGCGAGCGGGACATCGCGGTCCTCGTGGGGCGGCTCCGCCGTCAGCGGCTCGTGACGGTGGTGGGCCCCTCTGGCGCGGGCAAATCGTCGTTTCTGCGCGCCGGCGTGATCCCAGCCCTGAAACAATCCGGCGAGGACTGGGACGTGCTCGTCCTGCGCCCGGGCCGCGCTCCCGTGTCGGCGCTCGGCGCGGCGCTCGCGGAGGTGCTCGCCGAAGGCAGGCCGAACGATCTCCGCGCCGAGCCGGGCTTGCTCGGCGCCCGCCTGCGGGCGTTTTGCCGGGCGCGCGGGCCTGGGAGCCGCGCGCTCGTCTTCGTCGATCAATTCGAGGAGCTTTATACGCTGGTCTCTGATCCGGACGAGCGAACCGCATTCCTGCAATGCCTCCTCGGCGTGGCAGACGACGCCTCCTCGCCGCTGCGGGCCATCGTGACCATTCGTTCGGATTTCCTCGATCGCGTCGCCGAGGATCCCCATTTCCTGGCGGAGGTCACGCAGGGGCTCTTCCTCCTGCCGCCGATGGGGCGTGAGGCATTACGAGAGGCCTTGCGGCGCCCCGTGGAGGTGGCCGGGCATCACTTCGAGGACGAGGCGATCATCACCGAGATCCTGGACGAGCTCTCGCGTGCCAAGACCCCGCTTCCGCTCCTGCAATTCTCGGCCGCCGCGCTCTGGGAGGCCCGGGATCGGGAAGCGAAGACCTTGACGCGAGCGAGCTACGAGCGGCTCGGCGGGGTGGTCGGGTCGCTCGCGACGCACGCCGACGCGATCTTCGCGGCGCTCGCATTGCCTGACCAGCACCTCTGTCAGGCCGTCTTTTTGCGCCTGGTCACGCCGGAGCGCACGCGCGCGATCGTGAGCCTGTCCGAGCTCGCGACGCTCGTCGACGATCCCGTCGCGGTGGAGGCGCTCGTCCAGCACCTCTGCGGCGCGAGGCTCCTGCTCCTCGAGGCCAGCGGCGATCCGGGCGCGATCACGGTGGAGCTCGTTCACGAGTCGCTCATCGATCGCTGGCCGAGGCTCGCGCGGTGGCTCGACGAGAACACGGCGGACGCCCAGTTCGTGGCCCGGCTGCGCGCCTCCGCCTCGCAATGGCAGGCGGGCGGAGAGGCGTCCGGCTTGTTGTGGCGGGACCGCGCCGCCGAAGAGGCGCGGACGTGGTACGAGCGAAGGCACGCGAGCCCGGAGGCACCGCGCGGTGTGCCGCTCGGACGCGCGGAAGAGCGGTACCTGCTCGCCGTGATCGACCTCCAGCAGCGCGCGCGGCGGAGGCGACAACGATCGATTGCCGGGGCGTTCGTGGTTCTCGGGACCGTGTCGGTCCTCGTGTTTCTCCTGGCCATACGCGCCCAGGCCCAGGCTGCGCGTGTCGAGGAGCAGAACGCCGAGCTCGCGCGCGAGGCGCTGCGTGGCCGCAACGCCACGCGGATGCTCGCGGCGCGCAGGCGAAAGGACGATCCCACGCTGGCGCTCGCGTTCGCGCGGGAGGTCGAGCCCGAGGACATCCCCAAGGAGTGGGCCGAAATCGTGAGTGATGCGCTCTCCTCCGGCGTCGCGCGGGACGAGGTCTCGGGCCTCCACAACGGCGATCCGATCTACTGGGCGACCATCAGCCCGGATGGCGCGCGTATCATCGCGGCGTACGGGGACAAGGCGGCGCAGATTTTGACGGTCGGCGATTACCGAACGCTCGTCACGCTGCGCGGCCACGACGCGTACCTCTCGTTCGCTGCTTGGAGCTCGGATGGCACGCGTGTCGTCACGGCGTCCGCGGACAAGACAGCCCGGATCTGGAACGCGGATGGCTCCGGGGAGCCGCTCGTGCTGCGGGGCCACGAGGGCGAGGTCCAGTCGGCGCTGATGAGCCCGGATGGACAGCGCGTCGTGACGGCTTCGGACGACGGGACCGCGAGGGTATTCCGCGCGGCGGACGGGAGGCAATTGGCCCAGCTCGAGCACGAAGCGAGCGTCACGAACGCCCGGTTCAGCCCGGATGGCGAGCGCATCGCGACGACCTCTGTCGATGGACTCGTGCGCGTGTGGAGCGCGGACGGCGGGGGCGCGCCGCTGCTGCTCCGCGGGCACACGGACGCGGTCGTCGCGGTCGCCTGGAGCCCGGACGGAGCGCGCATCGCCACCGCGGGCAAGGACGCCACGCTGCGCATCTGGGATGCCGCAGGCGGCGCCGAGCGCCTCACGCTGCGCGGCCACGAGGACAAGGTCATGAGCGTCGCGTGGAGCCGCGACGGCAAGCGTATCGCCTCGGCGTCGAAGGACAAGACCGCGCGCATCTGGGATGCCGACGGCGTGGGGCAGCCGATCGTCTTGCGTGGCCACAAGCACTGGATCTACTCGGCGGATTTCAGCCCAGATGGCCGCTACCTCCTCACGGCGTCGCTCGACAGGACGCTTCGGTACTGGGATCTCGACGAGGTCGTCGCGCCGAGGGTGCTCGAGGGCCACACGGACGTCGTCAACGCGATGGCGTGGAGCCCCGATGGCGCGCGGATCCTCACGGTCTCGCGGGACAAGACCGCGCGGGTGTGGCGCGCGAATGGGGAGGGGAGCCCGGTCGTCTTGCGTGATCATGCCGAGGACGTCCAGAGCGCGAGGTGGAGCCCCGACGGCACGCGATTCGTCACGGCGGCGCGGGACGGGACCGCGCGGGTATGGCGCCTCGACGACCCTTCTTCGCCCGTCGTCCTCGACTTCCATCCGGATAAGGTCTGGAACGTCGATTGGAGCGCTTCGGGCGACCGTATCGTCACCGCTTCCCTCGATGGAACGCTGCGCTTGTGGGCGAGCGACGGCTCTGCGCTCCTGGCGGTGACCAGGACCCCGTCCAAACCCAAGAGCGTCGTCCAGGCGTCGTTCGATCCCGGGGGCACGCGGATCGTCGTGACGGACGGGACCGGGAACGTCTACCTCTGGCACGTCGACGAGGAGGGGGAGCTCGTCGTGCTGGGCCAGCAGGGTGCGAGGTTCGACCCCTCGCATTGGAGCCCGGACGCGTTATGGAGCCCGGACGGCTCGCGTATCGTCACGTCGTTCGTGGACAGCGCCGCGCGCATCTGGAACGTGCGCGACGCCGCGGCCCCCCCGCTCCTGCTTCGGGGGCACGAATCGAATGTCACCTCCGCTTCATGGTCGCCTGAGGGCGCGCGGATCGTCACGACGTCCAGCGACCGGACCGCGCGTGTGTGGAGCGCCGATGGCTCCGGGCAGCCATGGGTCCTCCAGGGGCATGGGGGTACGGTCTCGTGGGCGAGCATGAGCCCCGACGGGACACGCATCGTCACCGCGTCGGAGGACACGACCGTGCGCGTCTTTCATGCCGACGGGTCCGGGCAGCCCTTCGTGCTCGGGGGCTCGCCCCTCGCCGTCCTGCGCGCCGACTGGAGCCCCGACGGCAAGTACATTGCGCAACTCTCCGACGAGAAGGTCATCCGGGTATGGCCCGCCGTGGAGCCCTTCACCGGCCCCGGCGACGCCCGACTCTGGAGGGCGACCTCATATTGTATTCCCGTGCCGATCCGGAGAGAACTGCTCCAGGTCACCGAAACCGAGGCCGAGAGGGACCAGCGAGCGTGCGAGCGCCGCGTCGCGGAGGCGCGCGCCGCCGAGTGA
- a CDS encoding multicopper oxidase family protein, translating to MTSSNKPSSDKNRSHVALTLDRRGFLMLGATIGAGVLLPDTVGCSSDDNPPAPKPVPSRELSNPATVRSKDGLLNIEMTITETEVTVGQYTFMTRAYTGLKVNAGTASFEGTYTGTIPGPSIELRPGDRFELELINGLPDDGSAVDPDCGTTTSGGHGGHGPGMQNNTTNFHTHGLHVDPGPPGDDVFLEIGPGQSYNFVIDVPKDLVMPDGTMADHPAGTYWYHPHFHGATAIQVAGGMVGALLIRDETKDDLDKMFSPDPGPGQGKEQLLVVGELMIQTKDACIGKARLATYKEMAAAGPFPPGVVDFFHVNGQINPILHMRPSEVQRLRVLHTGFRAPLDIAFLRVPDDQVDAATSLPKPGYDPFGYSCASNGGPPMLDRDALRAKSVTYYQVATDGITYAAPLKMPMTDAVSEVEYVIPPGGRADLLTRFEAGTYQMVALGYLDFVCWAPQVLATVIVAGASDTSIEVPQTLTPPALYPSFEDMAKPGNQVDNNRQLDFALAPGDQGSVHFTIDGRTFCETRIDQCMALGAVEEWTINNKWGEVLGETVHPFHIHVNSFLVTSINGKKPAQPIWRDTVLIPTGGMKGVDGTLTFLSRFLHYEGKYVLHCHILEHEDEGMMQLLEVKKDAACEPSMPDTCPMP from the coding sequence ATGACGTCCTCGAATAAGCCCTCGTCCGACAAGAATCGTTCACATGTCGCGCTCACGCTCGATCGGCGTGGCTTCTTGATGCTGGGCGCCACGATCGGCGCCGGCGTTTTGCTACCCGATACCGTCGGTTGCAGCTCCGATGACAACCCCCCGGCGCCGAAGCCGGTCCCGAGCAGAGAGCTCTCGAACCCTGCCACGGTCCGATCCAAGGACGGCCTTCTCAATATCGAGATGACCATCACCGAGACCGAGGTGACGGTCGGCCAGTACACGTTCATGACCCGCGCGTACACGGGCCTCAAAGTCAATGCAGGCACGGCGAGCTTCGAGGGAACGTACACGGGCACCATTCCAGGCCCGAGCATCGAGCTTCGCCCGGGGGATCGGTTCGAGCTCGAGCTCATCAACGGCCTGCCGGACGACGGGAGCGCCGTGGACCCCGATTGCGGCACGACGACCAGCGGCGGGCATGGCGGGCACGGCCCCGGCATGCAGAACAACACGACCAATTTCCACACGCACGGGCTGCACGTCGACCCCGGGCCGCCCGGAGACGACGTCTTTCTGGAGATTGGTCCTGGCCAGAGTTACAATTTCGTCATCGACGTCCCCAAAGACCTCGTCATGCCGGACGGGACGATGGCCGATCATCCGGCCGGGACCTACTGGTATCACCCGCACTTCCACGGAGCGACGGCGATCCAGGTGGCAGGCGGCATGGTCGGGGCACTCCTCATCCGCGACGAAACGAAGGACGATCTCGACAAGATGTTTTCACCCGATCCCGGGCCGGGGCAGGGCAAGGAGCAGCTCCTCGTCGTCGGCGAGCTGATGATCCAGACGAAGGATGCTTGCATCGGGAAGGCTCGCCTCGCGACCTACAAGGAGATGGCCGCGGCCGGCCCCTTCCCTCCGGGTGTCGTCGATTTCTTCCACGTCAACGGCCAGATCAATCCGATCCTTCACATGCGCCCGAGCGAGGTGCAGCGCCTTCGGGTTCTTCACACGGGCTTCCGTGCTCCGCTGGATATCGCCTTCCTACGCGTGCCCGACGATCAGGTCGACGCCGCGACGTCATTGCCGAAGCCCGGCTACGATCCTTTTGGTTATTCTTGCGCGAGCAACGGGGGGCCACCCATGCTCGACCGGGACGCGTTGCGGGCGAAGTCGGTCACGTATTACCAGGTCGCGACGGACGGGATCACCTACGCGGCGCCCCTGAAGATGCCGATGACCGACGCCGTCTCGGAGGTCGAATACGTCATCCCGCCGGGGGGCCGCGCGGACCTGCTCACCCGGTTCGAGGCGGGCACCTACCAGATGGTGGCGCTCGGATACCTGGACTTCGTCTGCTGGGCGCCGCAGGTCCTCGCCACCGTGATCGTCGCGGGGGCGTCCGATACGAGCATCGAGGTCCCGCAGACGCTCACGCCGCCCGCGCTTTACCCGTCGTTCGAGGACATGGCGAAGCCTGGCAACCAGGTCGACAACAACCGCCAGCTCGACTTCGCCCTGGCTCCGGGTGATCAGGGATCCGTACACTTCACCATCGACGGCAGGACGTTCTGCGAGACCCGTATCGACCAGTGCATGGCCCTGGGCGCCGTGGAGGAATGGACGATCAACAACAAGTGGGGCGAGGTGTTGGGTGAGACGGTCCATCCCTTCCACATCCACGTCAACTCGTTCCTCGTGACGTCCATCAACGGGAAGAAGCCGGCGCAGCCCATCTGGCGCGATACGGTTCTCATCCCCACGGGCGGCATGAAGGGAGTCGACGGCACCCTCACGTTCCTGTCGCGCTTCCTGCATTACGAGGGCAAGTACGTGCTGCATTGCCACATCCTGGAGCACGAGGATGAAGGCATGATGCAGCTCCTCGAGGTGAAGAAGGACGCGGCCTGCGAGCCGTCGATGCCCGACACGTGCCCGATGCCGTGA